Proteins encoded in a region of the Sulfurimonas marina genome:
- the ccsA gene encoding cytochrome c biogenesis protein produces the protein MKQILSFMGSMKTMAVLMLIFAFSIGYATIIENDFGTMTAKAEIYNAKWFELLLGLLAFNLLLNMINYRMFSVKKAPIFIFHSAFFVILLGAAITRFVGFEGSMHIREGLTSSSILSSEIYFDVTAQQESTSVSSTQKVYLSKRAENHLNSSLEVNGKNVDVKLVEYIPDAIESIVEDPNGKPMLNLMITGGGQGKKVALTEGSYYDAGNFVLDFTSGQKFNKPTIGIFVKDGTLYMNHEMKLSYFRMADRAKGELAASENEIFNQRVLYSTDLGSFVLRQFLPKAMKKIVSDPNAKAKMAGLDVLRFNVSVGDKNKEVLLYGRKGVEGVVEHVNLEGIDVSLRYGAKEIPVPFSITLKDFQLDRYPGSMSPASYASEVQLVDKENGVDMPYRIYMNHVLDYQGYRFFQASYDRDEKGTVLSVNHDPGTLPTYIGYFLLALGMFWSLFSKQNRFAKLASKAKKAAECQLVPAFMAGMLVFGFATTAKADVEPAIKTILAFDKAHADKFGELIVQDTQGRMKPLDTLSTEVLAKVHRSATLKVGSDTLTANQVIVGMMIRPDIYRDIKLIRTGDPKVNEIIGAASNAKYVSFSQFFHDAENMRGYKLAEIVDEAARKAPKDRNKLDKKALEIDEKVNVVYMVFTGSLIKIWPKPDDANNKWLATIEALETLSPEYGFMIKTLAFDYFTALDRSTQSGDWKDSDTALKHIADFQKKYGAAVYPSENSVKAEVFYNHANIFERLYPLYLVMGFVLLILSFIKIVKPTFKMDIVAKGSLYLLIVFFIAHTIGLGLRWYISGHAPWSNGYESMIYIGWATVLAGFIFSKRSPITLASTSILTGLILFVAHLNWMNPQVTNLVPVLNSYWLSIHVSMITGSYGFLGLGALLGFITLLLFIFKTESNERQISLSIKELNAINEMSLMIGLATLTVGNFLGGVWANESWGRYWGWDPKETWALVTILVYAVVVHLRFIKSIYNEFNYSVISLLAFTSVLMTYFGVNYYLAGMHSYAKGDPVPIPDFVPVTYAIIFIVIALAFRNRKVA, from the coding sequence ATGAAACAGATTTTATCGTTCATGGGCTCCATGAAAACCATGGCAGTTCTGATGTTAATTTTCGCATTTTCTATCGGTTATGCAACGATTATAGAAAATGATTTTGGAACTATGACAGCAAAGGCTGAAATATATAATGCTAAGTGGTTTGAGTTACTGCTTGGCTTACTGGCATTTAATCTTCTGCTCAACATGATTAACTACAGAATGTTTAGTGTTAAAAAAGCACCTATCTTTATTTTTCACTCTGCATTTTTCGTGATCTTGCTTGGTGCTGCGATTACTCGTTTTGTAGGTTTTGAAGGTAGTATGCATATTCGTGAAGGCTTAACTTCAAGCTCAATACTCTCTTCTGAGATCTATTTTGATGTAACTGCACAGCAAGAGAGTACATCTGTTTCATCTACTCAAAAAGTTTATCTCTCAAAAAGAGCAGAGAATCATCTAAACAGCAGTTTAGAAGTTAACGGAAAAAATGTTGACGTAAAACTTGTTGAATATATCCCTGATGCGATCGAGTCTATTGTAGAAGATCCAAACGGCAAGCCTATGTTAAATCTAATGATCACAGGCGGCGGACAAGGGAAAAAAGTTGCCTTAACAGAAGGAAGTTACTACGATGCGGGTAACTTTGTACTTGATTTTACAAGTGGACAAAAGTTTAATAAACCTACAATCGGTATCTTTGTAAAAGATGGTACATTGTATATGAACCATGAGATGAAACTCTCTTACTTTAGAATGGCAGACCGTGCTAAAGGGGAACTCGCTGCAAGCGAGAACGAGATATTCAATCAAAGAGTTCTATACAGTACAGATTTAGGAAGTTTTGTTTTAAGACAGTTCTTACCGAAAGCTATGAAAAAGATTGTAAGTGATCCAAATGCAAAAGCAAAAATGGCAGGACTTGACGTACTCCGTTTTAATGTGAGTGTAGGGGATAAAAATAAAGAGGTTTTACTTTACGGAAGAAAAGGTGTAGAGGGTGTTGTTGAACACGTTAACCTTGAGGGTATAGATGTAAGTCTGCGTTACGGTGCAAAAGAGATCCCTGTACCGTTTAGCATTACACTAAAAGATTTCCAACTTGACAGATACCCTGGCTCAATGTCACCGGCATCGTATGCAAGTGAAGTACAGCTAGTAGATAAGGAAAATGGAGTAGATATGCCGTATAGAATCTATATGAACCATGTTTTAGATTATCAAGGATATAGATTTTTCCAAGCATCTTATGACCGTGATGAAAAAGGAACGGTTTTATCTGTAAATCATGATCCGGGAACACTGCCTACATATATTGGGTACTTTTTACTTGCTCTTGGAATGTTCTGGTCACTTTTCTCTAAACAAAACAGATTTGCAAAACTTGCATCAAAAGCGAAAAAAGCGGCTGAGTGTCAACTGGTTCCGGCATTTATGGCAGGTATGCTGGTATTTGGTTTTGCAACAACTGCAAAAGCAGATGTAGAACCTGCAATCAAGACTATTCTTGCTTTTGACAAGGCACATGCAGATAAGTTTGGAGAGTTGATCGTTCAAGATACACAAGGGCGTATGAAGCCGTTAGATACACTCTCAACAGAGGTTTTAGCAAAGGTTCACAGAAGTGCAACATTAAAAGTAGGGAGTGATACATTAACTGCAAACCAAGTGATTGTAGGGATGATGATCAGACCAGATATTTATAGAGATATAAAACTGATCCGCACAGGTGATCCGAAAGTAAATGAAATTATCGGTGCTGCGTCAAATGCAAAATATGTATCGTTTTCTCAGTTTTTCCATGATGCAGAAAATATGCGCGGATATAAACTTGCTGAAATTGTTGATGAAGCTGCAAGAAAAGCACCTAAAGATAGAAACAAGTTAGATAAAAAAGCATTAGAGATTGATGAGAAAGTAAATGTTGTATATATGGTCTTTACTGGTTCTCTTATTAAAATTTGGCCAAAACCGGATGATGCGAACAATAAATGGCTAGCTACGATCGAAGCGTTAGAGACACTCTCTCCTGAATACGGTTTTATGATCAAAACTTTAGCATTTGATTATTTCACGGCACTTGATCGTTCAACACAAAGCGGTGACTGGAAAGATTCTGATACTGCTTTAAAACATATTGCAGATTTTCAAAAGAAATACGGTGCGGCTGTATATCCGAGTGAGAATAGTGTAAAAGCTGAAGTTTTTTACAACCATGCAAATATCTTTGAGAGATTGTATCCACTTTATCTTGTAATGGGGTTTGTACTTCTAATCCTTAGTTTTATCAAGATTGTTAAACCGACATTTAAAATGGATATTGTTGCAAAAGGTTCTTTATATCTATTAATAGTGTTCTTTATTGCACATACAATAGGTTTAGGACTTCGCTGGTATATCTCAGGACACGCTCCTTGGTCAAACGGATATGAGTCTATGATTTACATCGGTTGGGCTACGGTTCTTGCAGGGTTTATATTCTCTAAGCGTTCACCGATTACACTTGCTTCAACTTCGATACTGACGGGTCTTATCCTTTTTGTAGCGCACTTAAACTGGATGAATCCGCAAGTAACAAACTTGGTACCTGTACTTAACTCTTACTGGTTAAGTATCCACGTATCTATGATTACAGGTTCTTACGGTTTCTTAGGTCTTGGGGCATTGCTTGGGTTTATTACGCTGTTACTCTTTATCTTTAAAACAGAATCGAATGAGAGACAGATATCTCTTTCTATCAAAGAATTAAATGCGATCAATGAGATGAGTTTAATGATCGGTCTTGCGACACTAACTGTTGGAAACTTCCTTGGCGGTGTTTGGGCAAATGAGTCGTGGGGACGTTACTGGGGCTGGGATCCAAAAGAGACTTGGGCACTTGTAACTATTTTAGTATATGCGGTTGTAGTGCACTTAAGATTTATTAAGTCTATCTACAATGAGTTTAACTACAGTGTTATCTCTCTTTTAGCATTTACATCAGTTCTTATGACATATTTCGGAGTAAACTATTACTTAGCGGGTATGCACTCATATGCTAAAGGTGATCCGGTTCCTATTCCTGATTTTGTACCGGTTACGTATGCGATCATCTTTATCGTAATTGCACTTGCGTTTAGAAACAGAAAAGTTGCATAG
- a CDS encoding DUF2461 domain-containing protein yields MEFNGFSEKTLEFLESIRQNNNKEWFEAHKDEYTNLILEPSRAFVEEMGEHLMALEPTINFAPKINQSLFRIYRDTRRMGANKLPIKHRIGIIFWQGRAKRLQSSSFYLHFSPDELFVAVGVRWFEKPMLDAYREYIKDDSKREKLAEILETITAKGYSIIEKGYKRYPRGFDKEMENVELSLYKGMATYKTLNPHLIEDGEKFIDTLYKIYEDMLPLQQFMYEVSLRVKDE; encoded by the coding sequence TTGGAATTTAATGGCTTTAGCGAAAAGACATTAGAGTTTTTAGAGTCTATTCGACAAAACAATAACAAGGAGTGGTTTGAGGCTCATAAAGATGAGTACACAAACCTCATTCTTGAGCCCTCTCGTGCTTTTGTAGAGGAGATGGGTGAACACCTTATGGCCTTAGAGCCTACAATCAATTTCGCACCCAAAATTAATCAATCCCTTTTTAGAATTTATCGCGATACAAGACGTATGGGAGCAAATAAACTTCCTATTAAACACCGTATCGGTATCATCTTTTGGCAGGGTCGTGCCAAACGCTTACAGAGCTCATCTTTTTATCTCCATTTTTCACCCGATGAACTTTTTGTAGCGGTTGGTGTAAGATGGTTTGAAAAGCCGATGTTAGATGCCTATCGCGAGTACATCAAAGATGATAGTAAAAGAGAAAAATTAGCCGAGATCTTAGAGACAATTACTGCGAAAGGGTACAGTATAATTGAGAAAGGGTACAAACGTTATCCAAGAGGTTTTGATAAAGAGATGGAGAATGTAGAACTCTCTTTATATAAAGGGATGGCAACATATAAAACGCTTAATCCACACTTGATCGAAGATGGTGAGAAATTTATTGATACGCTTTATAAGATTTATGAAGATATGCTTCCTCTACAACAGTTTATGTATGAGGTAAGTTTGCGGGTAAAAGATGAGTAG
- a CDS encoding cupin domain-containing protein produces MSSEFFDYSLPELDSEDFTTLLEHKNVKISRIISNTLKTEQKFLSEKDEWVIVLQGCAKLEMNGTVHKLTKGSSLFIPANTEHKLLKTKKVVVWLAVYID; encoded by the coding sequence ATGAGTAGTGAATTTTTTGATTATTCTCTGCCGGAGTTAGATAGTGAAGATTTTACAACGCTACTTGAACATAAAAATGTTAAAATTAGTCGAATAATTAGTAATACGTTAAAAACTGAACAAAAGTTTTTAAGTGAAAAAGATGAGTGGGTAATTGTTCTGCAAGGGTGTGCAAAGTTAGAGATGAACGGTACTGTTCATAAGCTTACAAAAGGCAGTAGCTTGTTTATCCCTGCAAATACGGAACATAAGCTGCTAAAGACCAAAAAAGTCGTAGTTTG